The Amphiprion ocellaris isolate individual 3 ecotype Okinawa chromosome 24, ASM2253959v1, whole genome shotgun sequence DNA window actctgtgtgtaataggatacatgtactctgtgtgtaataagattcatgtactctgtgtgtaatagGATTCATGTACTCTTTGTGTAGTAGGATACATGTACTCTTTGTGTAGTAggatacatgtactctgtgtgtagtAGGATACGTGTACTCTGAACAATATCTGCCACCAGAATGTCCTTCTTCAGGTTAATGATTTTCTATCTGGTCCAGGATCAGAGcctcatttcagggttttatagttttatactGAGTCTGTTCAGAGTCCAGACCAAACACTGACTGCTACTAAACAGCTCATTACtgtaagaaatgtctctcatggactccacatacatttcattcttcaacttttcaacaaaacacaaacttctgTGAGGATTCTTCTCACAACATTTCTCCTGACAGTAATAAAAGCTGTTCTCTTGGATTTCTTTCTGCTCTATTTGActatatttcagtgttttcagtctgtttctgtccttttagACGGACTCTTGTGATCAGCTGATTTctacgcagcagcagcagcaaactgatGCTGATTTCCATGAGACTTGATGTCAAATGGAGGCTGAAGCATGAAAACAGCCCTGAGGTCTGGACTACCAAGCAGGATCTGAGCTCATGGAGGGAACTTCAGCTTTACTGTCGTGTCCTTTTGTTTCCTcaacaagaatttccttcagcTTGAATGATTTTGCGTCTGAATCAAAGAGAATGAAAGTTCCACTTACTCAGCTTCTTCCCTCTGCAGCTCTCTGCTGTCTGGACCAGGTCTGAGAGAAAATCCTCCTCTGTGTCTGCAGGCTGCCGTCACTCTGAGACACAAAGAGCAAAGATCAGCTGCTGCGCCTTTAGATGACGTTAATATGAGACatgatgaagctgcagcagcttcctggAAACAGCTGAGGACTAATACAGCTCCTCCTCTCTGACCACAGCCTCACTGTGTCCCTTATTTCTACACTGATCctgcacacattcacatgtTGATGAAGGAACTGATCAGCTCATCATCTCAAGGAGTTTTTATTGggaataaaattcaataacttcactctgatGCACTGACAGATAAAGAcacatgaaatgaaagaaaataaaaacaccaggaGCTGAACTGAACCAGGAGCAGAACTAACTGTTGCTATGTTCACAGTCCAGCATGGAGTGAAGACTGAGGTCTGCTTTTATGGTCTGAGGAGTGGATTGGCTGAACCACTGCCACCTGCAGCCTCCTGCCCCATCTGCACCTGCTGATTCATGTCAGGAAGGGAGGGGTAGAGTACTGCCCCTATCTGGAGCCTGTTACCCCGGACGTGGCAAAAGGAGACAAAGAAtggtaaataaaaacatgtaaattaatatttttttcctttgattttactgcaatttatcaaaacagtgaaaatctatGAAGGAACAGTCACATGGTTGAAACCTGACagttaattattcattatttacagGATTTATTGTGTGAAACGACAATAAAACATCAAGTTAACCTTTGAGCTTTTCATGAGCGATGGGACCACAAACAGAGACGGACACATATCAGCTGTTCTGATCATTGACTGAGTTCTTCCATGGAACCATCTGGTGAAGATACTGCcacaaatatgtacaaaatgaccaaaatatgactcaaaactaccacaaatatgtataaaatgaccaaaatatgagataaaactatcaaaaatatgaataaaatgaccaaaatatgaaataaaactaccaaaaatatgaataaaatgacaaaaatatgactcaaaattaccataaatatttgtaatattggttgattggttgataatgtatcagttttattattgatcagttgcagggacagagatttgtgtctgagtctctgctgccatctaatGGTCCATCAACAACATGACTTTTCCCAGATTTAATCCAGAGAGTCCTGACTTGTTAGTTGGATGAGAGAGACTTCCAGCTAGATGGATCTCTGAGCAGCAACACTTTCCTGAAATCTTCAAACGGTCCCTCAGAGTTAGTTTCATCGAAAGGTGCTGCAGGAGGACGGCCTCTACAGCTGGAGCAGCACCCTGAGGATCCCTGCAGACCAGTGGAGGAAGGTGGGCTCTGGGAGCTGTGAGGCCACCCGGGGCTCCCAGACTCCACTCTCAGAGACACTGAGGCGAGACCAGTGTTCCCAGTCCTGACCTCACCCACTGGGAACATCTCACTGGTTCAACTCTGATGATCTCTTCTTTATTTGACGTATTTCAGTAACAGTATTTAGCAGCTTGATGCAGTGTTTCAACATTATTTCAGTGCttctaaatgaaaacatttttttctgctgcagtcatcaactctctctctctttgttgttCTCTTCTTATAGTGATCGTGTTTTTCTAACTTTTGCAATTTTGATGATTTCAATAAAAATCTACTCATCAAGTCGTTTCTTTTCATGTGTTATTGTGACTTCGACTGAGTTTGGGGTTCCTATTTATACGTCCCATTACATCAGAAATAATGACTTAAAAAGGCTGTTTttcaaataaagacagaaaagacagtaagaaaaagaaacatcaaaaaaGGATTAGAATTATATAGTTTCTCATTCAACCATGAGGACAAATAAATCCATCCATTGCTCCAGATTTGTTGACACTATTTGGGAAAACATTTATTGTGCTTGAGTCTggaaaatgattacattttaattaaataatcagatagaaaataattatattaaagtgattttgaagtgaaaatgttttattgtgtttaatgtatttttctcaACTCATCTGCAGTAGATGTGCTTCGATCAGACGTCAAATGAGTTTTTCTTATTCCTATAAATACGCCTTTTTATTGGACAGTATTTTGCAAAACCTGAAGTAATTTGACTGTTTTCATGTTCTGCTGGTTTTCAGTGTTCAGTGCTGTGGCTGCATCCATGTTAACTGAGTTTTATGGTGTAAATATTGAGAATAATATGAGACTCTGATGGTGTCGATCTGGTCGgtagtttggtttgttttgtgttgaatGAGGTGGAGTTAAATTTGAGCTGCTGTCTTTCCCTTAAAGAACCTTCTAGTTGGATCTTTCCTAACTAACTActcctactactactactgcagtGGATGCATCGTCCTGACTTTGAAGCACAGAGGTGACATACTGATGGTATTTGATgggagaaaactttaaaaagtgcattctgggtaaactttcaagacACAAGATAGTTGTAGCACTTGCTCCTTTTTTACCATACAAGAGCAAGGCCCTGGGTCCTTGATCACCAAGATGTTGTTTTATATCCCCTTTCTAAACTAAAAGTAAAGACGCAATACTCAAATAACTAAAATAGTAAACTTTTATATAGAACTGATTTTGGTggaaatttaataaaataaaatgaaaatcaaccaATACATCACATTAACATACACATAGGGCCCTTTATCAGCCTCAAATTAAACTAAAGCcggcaaaataaataaaaacaaagttcagGCCTGATTCCAGGGGTAGACTCCGGTCCTCGACTCCTCACAACCAGTCCCGAATGACTCCGGTCCTTCGCTCTTCTCAGCAGACAACAGCAGGTAAAAAGCTCCTCACCAATGTCCGTCCTCCTGCGCTTGACTCCTCTCGTTGCTCAAGAGAAAAAACCCAAAAGGCGGCTCACACGTGTAGCCAGGATGTCCTTGCTGTGCTAGTAAGGCTACCAGCTAGCCACGGCGTTCCGTGCGTCACTTCGACGACACAGTTTAAACCACACGGACGGGAAAACTGACGAACCGACGTCGGGTGGACAGTCGGACAGAGGTCTTCTCCACCATGTAACTGTTACTTTTACCACAAAGCTTACCACTGTCGGCTTTGCATTTCTCTCTAACTTTTGTTCTGCTGTCTCCCACGTCCGCTCTCcgcttccttcttcttctttttctctcctccactCTTCACCCAGACCGCTCGATCCCCCTGCTGGTCACTTCACAAAACTACACCAGTCTTCCCAAATGAAGtgcaatataaatatttatatacataaCATGTTTAACAACACATACCAAGATAAACTTACaccatagaaaataaaataacacataatttgtaaacataaatacaacatTGAACATTTTAGAATCCCTGTTCTTTTCtataaacaacaatgaaactCAGTGTGTTACATCCTCCCCCTTCTAAATGTGTGGATGCCCTCATTCACTTTAAACCCTGTGTTTCATTTTAAGGAACATCAGCTGTGGTCAGACAAACCTATTTGCCTATTCTGATTACAATACCCCTATGTACTATAGTAATAGGTTGATCTCTAGCCTTACCCGGCTCATCGTAAGTGAGTCTAACTACTGGCTTCACTCGTCTTTTTGGCCTAACTTGTGGCTCTGAAATATCCCTTACATCTAGACCACTAACTGGTTCTCCTTCACTGGCTGTCTCTGATTCAGGACCCGTTTCCTCCCCAGCATCTGAACCCTGTTCTTGGTCCTCATCCTCTCCCTGACtgtctctttcctcctctacatACTCCTCCCTGACAGGTGCAGGCTCCTCATCATTAGAATCAAGACCATCTCTTCTGGCTCTCTTCTGTAGGAATCTATCCAGGTAAGTTTTGTATGTTCGGTGGGGTCTTTGAACACGACAGTCAACTGAAGAATCGCTTGACAAGTCCGTGTCTTCCTGTTCATGGATGGAAGGCTGCAAcactttcctttgttttttctgtgtgtctgctctTGTCTTAGGTTTTTGAAGCAACTTGTTCTCATCCTCCACCTTTGGCATCCTCACCAGCTGTCCAATGGGAAGGAGATGATCTCTGTGGAATGTTTTTAAGCAACCATTTCCACTCTCCGGTCGGATTCGGTACACTGGTAGATTTGGTAGTTTCTCCACCACTTCATATGGGACAGCGCTCCAACGGCTCTGAAGTTTGTGCTTCCCTTTGAGGCCAAGGTTTTTTAGTAACACTCTGTCACCTGGTTCCAGTGTCCAAGGAACGACTCTTTTATCATGGGACCTTTTGTTTCTCAGATGTGTCttgtcagctgcagcagaagcaaGTTGGAAGGCTTTTTTCAGGTCTTCTCTCAGTTTAGCCACATACCTAAGGTGATGGCCCACATTGCTTCCATCAGGTGATGTACCAAAACAAAGATCTACTGGAAGCCTGGCTTCCCTGCCGAACATCAGAAAATACGGTGAGAATCCGGTTGCGTCACACTTGGTACTATTGTAAGCGTGCACCAAGTATGGGATGTGCTGGCTCCATTGCTTCCTCTTCTCTTGACTGAGGGTGCCTAGCATAGAGAGAAGGGTTCGATTAAACCGCTCTGGTTGTGGGTCACCTTGAGGGTGATACGGGGTTGTACGTGATTTCCGTATTCCCATCATCTTCAGCATCTCTCGGATCAGACGACTTTCAAAATCCCTCCCTTGATCGGAGTGGATTCTTGCTGGCAGACCATAATGAACGAAAAACTTCTCCACTAGGATCTTAGCTACCGTGTGAGCTTTTTGGTTCCTAGCTGGAAAGGCTTGGGCATAACGCGTAAAATGATCTGTTATCACTAACACATTAGCCACACCTTTTGAGTCTGGTTCTACTGAAAGAAAGTCTATACAGACCAAATCCATTGGTCCACTGCTCACTATCTGGTGTAAAGGAGAGGCTCTCTGACCTGGAGTTTTACGTGTGATGCACTCTCCACAGTTCTTTATGTACTGTTCTATGTCTACTGCCATTTTGGGCCAATAGACCCTGGCTCTGATCAGGTCAAGAGTTCGTTCTAGACCTAAGTGTCCAAAATCATCATGCATGGATTTCAACACAGTGCTCCTAAACACCTCAGGAAGAACTAGCTGTGCGACCTCTTCGCCTGATTGCTTCTTGCTGAGACGATGGAGCAACCCATCCTTCATTGCTAGCTTCCCCATCTCTTTCTTAATTACTGCTAACTCTGGCCTAGCTGCAACTTCCTGGGACCAACGGCCCTGCCTCAATGCCTGGATTGCTGGTCCTATCACTGCATCACTAGCTTGAGCATCTACAATTTCTGAGCGGGTGAGCTGACCTAAAGAACACACATCTAAGCGAGTGGGAAAAGCAAAGATATCTGGGATACTCTCAGGAGTAGCTCCTAGCTGTTCTACATATGTAGGTGATGTAGTGTTTGAGTTCTGCAACACAGCACGTTTACAGATAGACTGAACACCTGCCAGAGGTATGGTCTCCCATTCCTCTGTCTCTTGTCTTGACAACAGATCTGCATCAACATTGTGTCGACCTGGTCTGTACAGAATGTCAAAGTTATACGTGGACAAAGAGGCCAGCCAGCGATGTCCAGTGGCATTGAGTTTCGCTGTGGTAAGCACATACGTGAGTGGATTGTTGTCAGTCCGTACAGTGAATCTGGCTCCGTATAAGTAGTCATGAAATTTATCCACGACTGCCCATTTCAGAGACAGGAACTCCAATTGGTGAATGGGGTAGTTCTTCTCTGACACTGTTAACTTTCTACTAGCGAAAGCTACAGGCTTCAATCCCTCAGGGTATTCCTGGTAAAGGACAGCGCCTAACCCGGACAGACAGGCATCAACATGTAGGACATATGGCTTGTTAGGATCAGCAAATGCCAGCACTGGAGCATGGGTGAGGCAATAGATGATTTTGTGGAACGCGTCGATGCACTCTTGGTCCCACCTCTCACCAAATGGCTCAGTCTCTTTGAGGTAGGTTTTCTGTTCTTTAGCAGATTTCTTGCCACGCTGTGTTGGAGCATAGCCTTTAGTTAGATCTGTGAGGGGTCTGACAATGGAGGAGTAGTTGGCTATGAATCTACGGTAGTAACCGCAGAATCCAAGAAACGACCTCAAGGACTTAAGGTCTGTGGGCTGTGGCCACGTGGTGACAGCCTCGATCTTGGCAGGATCGGTTGCTACACCTTCTGCTGAGACTATGTGTCCGACATATTTAACACTTGGTTGACAAAACTGACATTTGTCAATGGAAATCTTGAGTCCAACTTCACGCAGTCTGTCCAGGACCTTCAATAGTCTCTCCTCGTGTTCCTCCAATGTCCTCCCAAAGACGATCAGATCATCCAAGTAGACCAACACCTGGAGGAGGTTCATGTCACCCACAGCTTTTTCCATTAACCGTTGAAAGGTTGCTGGGGCCCCGGTGATGCCTTGTGGCATTCTCTCGAATTGGTAAAACCCCAGTGGGCAGATGAAAGCAGTCTtctctttgtcttgttctttCATCGGGATCTGATAGTAACCACTCCTTAAATCTAGTACGGTGAACCAGCGACTTCCGGACAGGCAGTCCAGAGCATCGTCGATCCGAGGAGTGGTGTATTGATCCGGAATGGTGCGTCGATTGAGGGTGCGATAATCGATGCACATACGCACTTTCCCATTCTTTTTCCTAGCGATCACAATTGGTGATGCATAGGGGCTTCTCGACTCCTTGATGATGCCAGCAGCTAGAAGCTCTTGGAGGTGACGTCTGACATCGTCAATGTCAGCTGGGGCAAGACGTCGAGATCGTTCTCGGAAGGGTCGGTCATCTGCAAGTCTTATGCTGTGCTCAACATCCTTAGCTAATCCCACATCCCACTCATCGAGAGAGAAGACATCGGATCTCCGTGCTAACTTGTCTCTGAGTCTGTTTTTCCAGCTCTCTGGTATTGGCGAGTCACCAAAGTCAATCTGGCTGGCATCAAACTTATCTGTTGATTGGTCTGATTTGGGAACGTTTGTTACAATGTCTGTCAAGAACAGATGACCTAGAATGGTCCCAACTGGAATGAGCACCTCTTTCAAAGACTCATTCTGTAACAGGAGAGTTACTTTGCTGGAGTCCAGTGCATAGCGCGGCACAACCATGGGCTGCAGCAGCACACCTGCTGGAAGGGGGTCAGTTGGGGAAACATCTAGCATCAGGATTTCTTTGCCTACTGGCTGACTGAACTCAACACTAGCATCAACAAGATGACTAACCCCTGGGGGTAGCGAGAGGGAACCAGGCCCTAACCACTTCACCTGTCCTACCTCCTGATCTTCCTCCTCAATATCCAAATTACTGGATTCTGACTTCTCAGCAGTAACAACACCCTGTACGCTAAGTGTAGTGGCAGTGTCTTCCCCAGATATCTCCTCAGATAGTTTGGCTAAACGTTGGGGGAGGCTTGCCTTAGCATTGGTCCCAACAATAATGGGTGTTTGATCTGGACCTCTTGGAGTGGGGCAGATCAGAGCTAACACTGCAATGATTGCTGGGGTACCCACCACCTTCTTTGGAAACTCCATCTCAACAACAACATAACCTCTGTAAGGGTAGGTGCACTCAGACTCACTTAAACCCCAAATATCCAAGCCCTCTACTGGGTAGATAGGAACATCTGACAGGTTCTTGCTATACCACTGCTCAAAGATAATGGTCACCTGGGACCCACTGTCTAACAGAGCATCACATGGATGTCCATTAACTCTCACTGGCTCAATGGATGGGGGCCCTATTAAGCCAGGGGGGATATTTTTGGGTCTCAGTAAATCTACGGCACTTCTCTTGGCATTACAGACAACATTCTTGGCTGCTAGCTCATCTGTAGTGGGCTGGCAGGCATCTTTGGCTTTTTTAAGAGACTGAATTAGCTTCCGGATGACTTTGTTTGGGTTTTCAGGGTTTCTGCATTGTCCAGCAATATGTCCAGGTTCGCCACACTTGTAACAAAAGTGCTCATCAGGGTCATTGCGGAACCTTCTTGAAGTATTTTGATCCGGACGCGATGTCGCAACTGCCATGACAGCAGCTGGAGTGTCTATGTTAGTCCTTTTgttgttgagtttttgttgcagtcttttcacttgttttttcagTGCCGCAACTTCAGATTCGGCTTCCTTCTCAGGTGCGTGCCATATCTCTGCAGGTGCTTTAATATTTCTTTCTGGTTCTGTAAGTTGAGGCCTAGTCGCCAGGGCTGCAAACATtgactttatttctttaatatcAGCCTTTAAAGTTTGAATCTCAGCTTGTTTTCCCTCAACGTCCTGTTTTACATGAATGGAATGAACTGATGGATTCAACTTGGCACGAGAAGCTTCATACTCTTCTTCACTGCGAATCTCACTTAACAGTTCCAAGAAATTTGGAGGACtggtttttctctctcttagtCTCAGTCGGATTAACATTAGATCAGATGTCACAGCACCACGGAGAAGCTGCTCCACACGGGCTCGATCCATTTGAGAAGCCGGCAATCCACCTCTCTGGACTACCTTGGTCAAAGAACGTTCCAGTCTCCTCAAGAAGTCCGACAACTTTTCTCCTGATTGTTGCTGCATAAGGCGAAAAGAGAAATACAGATCATCTCCAGATTCAGCAGTCCCAAACGCACTTTCGAGAGCTTCTATGCAACGCTCTGGGCTGACATCAGGATCAGATAATCTGACTGCTTTGAGAATCTCCATTGCTGGGCCTTTAACACTTTCCATAATccttctcctcttttctttttcaggacAATCACTTTCGGCCACCATCAAGTTTGCTTGCTCCGACCAATGATCAAAAGATTCTTCACCGGCAGGGGTTGGTAACGTGCCAGAAAAGATGCGAAGACGACGATAGCTTCCACTCTCAGCGGCTGGTTTAGCTGCTTTGTCTAGCAAATCGCCCACAGCACGTAGAATAGCTTCGGTGGATGAAGGAGCTGGGCTTTGACCAGGAAAGAGAGCCTGCACATCTTCTACTGTCTTTCCCTCAGCTTGCAATAAAGAGGTTACCTTAACACTAAAATCATCATCTGTAACTGCCCTTTCACTAATGATGACTATAGGCCATGCTTCTTGCCCTTCCCCAGGATGTACCTCGGGTGGAACACTGTCAGCATTAATTTTCTCTTTGCTCTCACACAACACCATCATCCCTCCTAGCTTAGCACTGAACATCCTTCCTCTTACACGCACACGACCCAAAACCTTAATAGCTCCTAAAGCTTCTTCAATAGCTGTTATTTCGGTTGTCTCTGGAACAATCACCATTAGTGCATGGTCCTCTTGGAGCCCTTCACCCCTGCACCAGTTCTTCATTTCACCAACTAGCACAGTGTGGCTTTCCATCTTACACAAATTTTCCcttaataacaataaaactaaaccaaaatatcacaaatcacacattcacatgaACTAAACACAGTTCAAACTTAATTACTCTGGGTAATAACCATACACTTTTCAAACAGTTATTCAGTTAAAGGGGATTATGACTATCTTGATTacagcaacaataacaaaaaacagaaattttagGAACTAGATCCCAGCGGTGCCTCCATTTTATGTAGCACTTGCTCCTTTTTTACCATACAAGAGCAAGGCCCTGGGTCCTTGATCACCAAGATGTTGTTTTATATCCCCTTTCTAAACTAAAAGTAAAGACCGCAATaccaaataaactaaaatagtAAACTTTTATATAGAACTGATTTTGGTGgaaatttataataaaaaaatgaaaatcaaccaATACATCACATTAACATACAAATAGGGGCCCTTTATCATCATCAAATTAAACTAAAGCcggcaaaataaataaaaacacagttcagGCCTGATTCCAGGGGTAGACTCCGGTCCTCGACTCCT harbors:
- the LOC118471094 gene encoding uncharacterized protein LOC118471094 → MESHTVLVGEMKNWCRGEGLQEDHALMVIVPETTEITAIEEALGAIKVLGRVRVRGRMFSAKLGGMMVLCESKEKINADSVPPEVHPGEGQEAWPIVIISERAVTDDDFSVKVTSLLQAEGKTVEDVQALFPGQSPAPSSTEAILRAVGDLLDKAAKPAAESGSYRRLRIFSGTLPTPAGEESFDHWSEQANLMVAESDCPEKEKRRRIMESVKGPAMEILKAVRLSDPDVSPERCIEALESAFGTAESGDDLYFSFRLMQQQSGEKLSDFLRRLERSLTKVVQRGGLPASQMDRARVEQLLRGAVTSDLMLIRLRLRERKTSPPNFLELLSEIRSEEEYEASRAKLNPSVHSIHVKQDVEGKQAEIQTLKADIKEIKSMFAALATRPQLTEPERNIKAPAEIWHAPEKEAESEVAALKKQVKRLQQKLNNKRTNIDTPAAVMAVATSRPDQNTSRRFRNDPDEHFCYKCGEPGHIAGQCRNPENPNKVIRKLIQSLKKAKDACQPTTDELAAKNVVCNAKRSAVDLLRPKNIPPGLIGPPSIEPVRVNGHPCDALLDSGSQVTIIFEQWYSKNLSDVPIYPVEGLDIWGLSESECTYPYRGYVVVEMEFPKKVVGTPAIIAVLALICPTPRGPDQTPIIVGTNAKASLPQRLAKLSEEISGEDTATTLSVQGVVTAEKSESSNLDIEEEDQEVGQVKWLGPGSLSLPPGVSHLVDASVEFSQPVGKEILMLDVSPTDPLPAGVLLQPMVVPRYALDSSKVTLLLQNESLKEVLIPVGTILGHLFLTDIVTNVPKSDQSTDKFDASQIDFGDSPIPESWKNRLRDKLARRSDVFSLDEWDVGLAKDVEHSIRLADDRPFRERSRRLAPADIDDVRRHLQELLAAGIIKESRSPYASPIVIARKKNGKVRMCIDYRTLNRRTIPDQYTTPRIDDALDCLSGSRWFTVLDLRSGYYQIPMKEQDKEKTAFICPLGFYQFERMPQGITGAPATFQRLMEKAVGDMNLLQVLVYLDDLIVFGRTLEEHEERLLKVLDRLREVGLKISIDKCQFCQPSVKYVGHIVSAEGVATDPAKIEAVTTWPQPTDLKSLRSFLGFCGYYRRFIANYSSIVRPLTDLTKGYAPTQRGKKSAKEQKTYLKETEPFGERWDQECIDAFHKIIYCLTHAPVLAFADPNKPYVLHVDACLSGLGAVLYQEYPEGLKPVAFASRKLTVSEKNYPIHQLEFLSLKWAVVDKFHDYLYGARFTVRTDNNPLTYVLTTAKLNATGHRWLASLSTYNFDILYRPGRHNVDADLLSRQETEEWETIPLAGVQSICKRAVLQNSNTTSPTYVEQLGATPESIPDIFAFPTRLDVCSLGQLTRSEIVDAQASDAVIGPAIQALRQGRWSQEVAARPELAVIKKEMGKLAMKDGLLHRLSKKQSGEEVAQLVLPEVFRSTVLKSMHDDFGHLGLERTLDLIRARVYWPKMAVDIEQYIKNCGECITRKTPGQRASPLHQIVSSGPMDLVCIDFLSVEPDSKGVANVLVITDHFTRYAQAFPARNQKAHTVAKILVEKFFVHYGLPARIHSDQGRDFESRLIREMLKMMGIRKSRTTPYHPQGDPQPERFNRTLLSMLGTLSQEKRKQWSQHIPYLVHAYNSTKCDATGFSPYFLMFGREARLPVDLCFGTSPDGSNVGHHLRYVAKLREDLKKAFQLASAAADKTHLRNKRSHDKRVVPWTLEPGDRVLLKNLGLKGKHKLQSRWSAVPYEVVEKLPNLPVYRIRPESGNGCLKTFHRDHLLPIGQLVRMPKVEDENKLLQKPKTRADTQKKQRKVLQPSIHEQEDTDLSSDSSVDCRVQRPHRTYKTYLDRFLQKRARRDGLDSNDEEPAPVREEYVEEERDSQGEDEDQEQGSDAGEETGPESETASEGEPVSGLDVRDISEPQVRPKRRVKPVVRLTYDEPGKARDQPITIVHRGIVIRIGK